A genome region from Conger conger chromosome 16, fConCon1.1, whole genome shotgun sequence includes the following:
- the arpc1b gene encoding actin-related protein 2/3 complex subunit 1B, translated as MAYHSFLLEPISCHAWNKDRTQIALCPNNHDVHIYKKSGASWNKIHVLKEHGGQVTGIDWAPESNRIVTCGTDRNAYVWTLKGDVWKPTLVILRINRAARCVQWSPKENKFAVGSGSRLISVCYFEQENDWWVCKHIKKPIRSTILSLDWHPNNVLLAAGSSDFKCRIFSAYIKEVEEKPAPTPWGSKMPFGEMMFESSSTTGWVHGVSFSASGNRVAWTSHDSTVAVAEGGKTPVVSSLSSETLPLLCVTFITENSLVAAGHDCFPGLFVYNEAKGTVTFGGKLDVPKQSAQKGMTARERFQNLDKKATTESKEAVLESLHKNSISQISILEGGKTKCAKFCTTGMDGGMAIWDVKTLESALKDLKIV; from the exons ATGGCCTACCACAGTTTTTTGCTCGAGCCAATCAGCTGCCACGCCTGGAATAAGGATCGAACCC AAATTGCCCTGTGCCCCAACAACCACGATGTCCACATCTATAAGAAGAGCGGGGCCAGCTGGAACAAGATCCACGTGCTGAAGGAGCACGGTGgccaggtgacag GCATCGACTGGGCCCCGGAGAGCAACCGCATCGTAACCTGCGGCACGGACCGCAACGCCTACGTGTGGACCCTGAAGGGCGACGTGTGGAAGCCCACCCTGGTCATCCTGAGGATCAACCGCGCTGCCCGCTGTGTGCAGTGGTCCCCCAAGGAGAACAAGTTCGCCGTGGGCAGCGGCTCCCGCCTCATCTCGGTCTGCTACTTTGAGCAGGAGAACGATTG GTGGGTTTGCAAACACATCAAGAAGCCGATTCGCTCCACCATCCTTAGTTTGGACTGGCACCCCAACAATGTGCTGCTGGCAGCAGGATCATCTGACTTCAAATGCAG GATTTTTTCAGCCTACAttaaggaggtggaggagaagcCAGCCCCCACGCCGTGGGGCTCAAAGATGCCCTTTGGGGAGATGATGTTTGAGTCCAGCAGCACCACGGGCTGGGTCCACGGCGTCTCCTTCTCCGCCAGTGGGAACCGTGTGGCCTGGACCAGCCATGACAGTACTGTGGCAGTAGCAGAGGGTGGGAAGACCCCTGT TGTCTCCAGCTTGAGCTCAGAGACCCTTCCCCTCCTGTGCGTGACATTCATTACCGAGAACAGCCTGGTGGCGGCG GGCCACGACTGCTTCCCGGGGCTCTTCGTCTACAACGAAGCGAAGGGGACCGTCACCTTCGGAGGGAAGCTGGACGTGCCCAAGCAGAGCGCCCAGAAGGGGATGACTGCCAGGGAGCGCTTCCAGAACTTGGACAAGAAGGCCACCACCGAGAGCAAGGAGGCCGTGCTGGAGTCTCTGCATAAGAACAGCATCAG ccAAATCTCTATTCTGGAAGGTGGAAAGACCAAGTGTGCCAAATTCTGCACCACTGGtatggatggagggatggccATCTGGGATGTGAAG ACCCTGGAATCTGCTTTGAAAGATCTGAAGATTGTCTAA
- the arpc1a gene encoding actin-related protein 2/3 complex subunit 1A, producing the protein MSLHQFLLEPITCHAWNKDRTQLAISPNNHEVHIYKKSGNQWVKAQELKEHNGHITGIDWAPKSDRIVTCGADRNAYVWSQKDGVWKPTLVILRINRAATFVKWSPLENKFAVGSGARLISVCYFESENDWWVSKHIKKPIRSTVLSLDWHPNNVLLAAGSCDFKCRVFSAYIKEVDEKPPPTPWGSKMPFGQVMAEFGGAGSGGWVHSVSFSASGNRLAWVSHDSTVTVVDPTKTSTPCQLKTEFLALLSVMFVSENSIVAAGHDCCPMLFNCDDGGTLSFVSKLDIPKQSIQRNISAMERFRSMDKRATTEDRNAALETLHQNSITQVSIYEGDKRDCRKFCTTGIDGAMTIWDFKTLESSIQGLRIM; encoded by the exons ATGTCTCTGCATCAGTTTCTCTTGGAACCGATCACCTGTCACGCCTGGAACAAGGACCGAACTC AACTTGCCATTAGTCCCAACAATCATGAAGTCCATATCTACAAGAAGAGTGGGAATCAGTGGGTGAAAGCCCAGGAATTGAAGGAGCACAACGGACACATCACGG GCATCGACTGGGCGCCTAAGAGCGACCGCATCGTGACCTGCGGCGCTGACCGTAACGCCTACGTGTGGAGCCAGAAGGACGGGGTCTGGAAGCCCACCCTGGTCATTCTGAGGATCAACCGCGCCGCCACGTTCGTCAAATGGTCCCCGCTGGAGAACAAGTTCGCTGTGGGCAGCGGGGCTCGGCTCATTTCCGTGTGCTACTTTGAGTCTGAGAATGACTG GTGGGTTAGCAAGCACATCAAGAAACCGATTCGCTCCACAGTCCTGAGCTTAGACTGGCACCCCAACAATGTGCTTCTGGCCGCTGGGTCATGTGACTTCAAATGCAG GGTGTTCTCCGCCTACATCAAGGAAGTGGACGAGAAGCCACCTCCCACCCCCTGGGGGTCCAAGATGCCTTTCGGGCAGGTGATGGCGGAGTTTGGCGGGGCCGGGAGCGGGGGATGGGTCCACAGCGTCAGCTTCTCGGCCAGCGGGAACCGGCTGGCCTGGGTGAGCCACGACAGCACCGTGACCGTGGTGGACCCCACCAAGACCTCCAC GCCCTGTCAGCTGAAGACTGAATTCCTGGCTCTCCTGAGCGTGATGTTCGTGTCTGAGAACAGCATTGTGGCGGCG GGCCACGACTGCTGCCCGATGCTGTTCAACTGCGACGACGGCGGGACCCTGAGCTTCGTCTCCAAGCTGGACATTCCCAAGCAGAGCATCCAGCGCAACATCTCGGCCATGGAGCGCTTCCGCAGCATGGACAAGAGGGCCACCACCGAGGACCGCAACGCGGCCCTGGAGACACTGCACCAGAACAGCATCAC CCAAGTGTCTATATATGAAGGAGACAAAAGAGACTGTCGTAAATTCTGCACTACAGGAATTGACGGAGCAATGACCATATGGGATTTTAAG ACTCTAGAGTCCTCTATCCAAGGGCTGCGCATCATGTGA